The proteins below are encoded in one region of Limnohabitans sp. 63ED37-2:
- a CDS encoding ABC transporter ATP-binding protein gives MNDRSNAKPLLQVSDLRVSLPTARGWAQALRGVSWRMERGQTVGLIGESGSGKSLTALALMGLLPERARVSGSIVLQGQELVGLSEPQLCQLRGARMAMIFQEPMTALNPLHPIWKQIAEPLRLHQHMSASDAKARALQLLERVQLPRAPERLDAYPHELSGGQRQRVMISIALACSPDLLIADEPTTALDVTVQKEVLALIQQLVREDGMGLLLISHDLGLMQDQVDRVMVMYGGAVVESAATSELFAHRAHPYTRGLFAARPRLGLARGTRLTTIPGSVPELMDFPAGCAFADRCSLAIEDCRQTPPPAQTIDNPGAGETPHVVSCPRWRLP, from the coding sequence TGGGCACAAGCCCTGCGGGGTGTGTCTTGGCGGATGGAACGGGGCCAGACGGTGGGCCTGATTGGCGAGAGCGGCAGTGGCAAATCGCTCACCGCTTTGGCCCTGATGGGCTTGTTGCCCGAACGCGCCCGCGTGAGCGGCTCCATTGTGCTGCAAGGCCAAGAGCTGGTGGGCCTGTCTGAGCCGCAGCTGTGCCAGCTGCGCGGCGCTCGCATGGCCATGATCTTCCAGGAGCCGATGACGGCGCTCAACCCCTTGCACCCGATCTGGAAGCAGATCGCCGAGCCCTTGCGTTTGCACCAACACATGAGCGCCAGCGACGCCAAAGCCCGCGCCCTGCAACTGCTCGAACGCGTGCAGTTGCCTCGGGCGCCAGAGCGGCTGGATGCCTATCCGCACGAGCTGTCGGGTGGGCAGCGCCAGCGGGTGATGATCTCGATCGCGCTGGCCTGCAGCCCCGACCTGCTGATTGCCGACGAGCCCACCACCGCGCTCGATGTGACGGTGCAAAAAGAGGTGTTGGCGCTCATCCAGCAATTGGTGCGCGAAGACGGCATGGGCCTGCTTTTGATCAGCCACGACCTGGGCCTCATGCAGGACCAGGTGGACCGTGTGATGGTGATGTACGGTGGCGCGGTGGTCGAGAGTGCGGCCACGTCCGAGCTGTTTGCGCACCGGGCCCACCCTTACACGCGGGGCCTGTTTGCGGCGCGGCCGCGTTTAGGGCTGGCACGCGGCACGCGCCTGACCACGATCCCTGGCAGCGTGCCCGAGTTGATGGATTTTCCGGCGGGGTGTGCGTTTGCTGATCGCTGCAGTTTGGCGATTGAAGATTGCCGCCAGACGCCACCTCCGGCGCAAACCATTGATAACCCTGGCGCAGGCGAAACGCCGCATGTGGTCAGTTGCCCGCGCTGGAGGCTGCCATGA
- a CDS encoding ABC transporter substrate-binding protein — MKNVSSLTRRTLALSSAAVLVASLVAAPLQAQAQSRKDTITLGMILEPTSLDPTMAPAAAIGEVVHYNILEGLTKINVDGSISPLLAESWKMDADGKAYTFKLRKGVKFSDGAPFDSAAVKFSFERAKDAKSTNKAKGAVFNNITHISTPDAHTVVLVLTNPDGNFLFRMGENTAVILHPDSAANAATRPVGTGPYKLDNWAKGSAITLSKWDGFRDANAIKVKKVTFRFINDSAAQVAALLAGDIDGMPRFQSPQSLQQFQKDKRFVVEMGSTAGKGIMTINNRKKPFDDVRVRRALSHAVDKKAFIDGVFEGLAKPIGSHMAPTDAGYVELSNTYAYDPEKAKALLKEAGVQTPLNVTLTLPPPPYARKGGEILAAQLAKVGIVAKIENVEWAQWLGGTFKGNFDLTVINHVEPLDYMAYANPQYYWGYDSKAFRDLAAKHAATTTAKERTQLFGDMQRMIAKDAVNVFLFNATNTAVYRKGLKGLWSSSPIFANDMSAVSWQ, encoded by the coding sequence ATGAAAAACGTCTCTTCTCTGACCCGCCGAACCCTCGCTTTGAGCTCGGCGGCCGTGTTGGTCGCCAGCTTGGTGGCTGCGCCTTTGCAGGCGCAAGCCCAGTCGCGCAAAGACACCATCACGCTGGGCATGATCCTGGAGCCCACCAGCCTGGACCCAACCATGGCCCCAGCTGCGGCCATTGGCGAAGTGGTGCACTACAACATCCTCGAAGGTCTGACCAAAATCAATGTGGACGGCAGCATCAGCCCGCTGCTGGCCGAGAGTTGGAAAATGGACGCCGACGGCAAGGCTTACACCTTCAAATTGCGCAAGGGCGTGAAATTTTCTGATGGAGCACCGTTCGACTCTGCCGCTGTCAAGTTCAGCTTCGAGCGTGCCAAAGACGCCAAGAGCACCAACAAGGCCAAAGGCGCGGTGTTCAACAACATCACCCACATCTCCACACCCGACGCACACACCGTGGTGTTGGTGCTGACCAACCCAGACGGTAACTTTTTGTTCCGCATGGGCGAGAACACGGCTGTGATCTTGCACCCGGACAGCGCGGCCAACGCGGCCACCAGGCCCGTAGGCACAGGCCCCTACAAACTCGACAACTGGGCCAAGGGCTCGGCCATCACCTTGTCCAAGTGGGATGGCTTTCGCGATGCCAATGCCATCAAAGTGAAGAAGGTCACCTTCCGCTTCATCAACGATTCGGCCGCCCAAGTGGCCGCTTTGTTGGCGGGTGACATCGATGGCATGCCGCGCTTCCAGTCGCCGCAAAGCCTGCAGCAGTTCCAAAAAGACAAACGCTTTGTGGTTGAAATGGGCAGCACGGCCGGCAAAGGCATCATGACCATCAACAACCGCAAAAAGCCCTTTGACGATGTGCGTGTGCGCCGTGCCCTATCGCACGCGGTCGACAAAAAAGCGTTCATTGACGGCGTGTTTGAAGGTCTGGCCAAGCCCATTGGCAGCCACATGGCCCCCACCGATGCGGGCTATGTGGAGTTGAGCAACACTTATGCCTACGACCCCGAAAAAGCCAAGGCCCTGCTCAAGGAAGCCGGGGTGCAAACCCCACTGAACGTGACCCTGACCTTGCCTCCGCCGCCTTACGCCCGCAAGGGCGGCGAGATTTTGGCCGCGCAACTGGCCAAGGTGGGCATTGTGGCCAAAATCGAAAATGTGGAATGGGCGCAGTGGCTGGGCGGCACCTTCAAGGGCAACTTTGACCTCACAGTGATCAACCACGTCGAACCCCTGGACTACATGGCTTACGCCAACCCGCAGTATTACTGGGGTTACGACAGCAAGGCATTCCGCGACCTGGCGGCCAAACACGCGGCCACCACCACGGCCAAAGAGCGCACGCAGCTGTTTGGTGACATGCAGCGGATGATCGCCAAGGATGCGGTCAATGTGTTCTTGTTCAATGCCACCAACACAGCGGTTTACCGCAAAGGCCTCAAAGGTCTGTGGTCGAGCTCACCGATTTTCGCCAACGACATGTCGGCCGTGTCCTGGCAATAA
- a CDS encoding RelA/SpoT family protein, with the protein MSAVLPKTPQASPSRPKAPDPAAANAAAASFAVLEAQLGYLSEAEKDMVLKAYKYADEAHLGQMRKSGEPYITHPIAVAGLCTEWKLDAQALAAALLHDAMEDCGITKMELIERFGSPVAELVDGLTKLDKLEFNTREENQAESFRKMLLAMARDVRVILIKLADRTHNMRTMSDMPRSKWGRIASETLEIYAPIAHRLGLNQIYRELQDLAFKHLMPWRYAVLTKAVSRARNRRRDLISKVQADVEAVFAQAKMDVRISGREKTLYSIYKKMDEKHLSFAQVTDIYGLRVIVPSVIDCYTALGLLHQIYKPLPGKFKDHIAIAKVNGYQSLHTTLVGPSGVNVEFQMRTEPMHLVAESGVAAHWLYKEHESASAQSERLGTQWLQSLLDIQTETRDAAEFWDHVKVDLFPDAVYVFTPKSQIMALPRGATVVDFAYAIHSRVGDHAMAARINGDQVPLRTELKNGDVVEVITAPVSAPNPAWLGFVRTGRARSKIRHHLKTMAQTESVGLGEKLLAQALRAEGINQLPANDEAHHALWEKLLRFTGNRNQADLLMDIGLGKRIATIVAKRLTALLSEMGQKPDALLMTRERFTAHESISQGAITLDGSENASVVYSRCCRPLPGDDIVGYLGRGEGLAVHTRDCATARKLEHKDSERFIGVEWSDELSRSFETAITVTVINGKGVLARVAGALASGETDIVHVDMGQETPQDTAELKFVVAVRDAAHLEQVLRHLKRTPSVIKAERQTNKGHLPS; encoded by the coding sequence ATGAGTGCCGTCTTGCCCAAAACCCCCCAAGCGAGTCCCAGCCGCCCCAAAGCGCCGGACCCGGCTGCTGCCAACGCGGCCGCAGCCAGCTTTGCCGTGCTGGAGGCGCAACTCGGTTACCTGAGCGAAGCTGAAAAGGACATGGTGCTCAAAGCCTACAAATACGCCGACGAAGCCCACTTGGGGCAGATGCGTAAAAGTGGTGAGCCCTACATCACCCACCCTATTGCGGTGGCGGGTTTGTGCACCGAATGGAAGCTCGACGCCCAGGCGCTGGCCGCCGCCTTGCTGCACGATGCCATGGAAGACTGCGGCATCACCAAGATGGAGTTGATCGAGCGCTTTGGCTCGCCCGTGGCCGAACTCGTCGATGGCCTGACCAAACTGGACAAGCTCGAGTTCAACACCCGCGAAGAAAACCAGGCCGAGTCTTTTCGCAAAATGCTGCTGGCCATGGCCCGCGATGTGCGTGTCATCCTCATCAAGCTGGCCGACCGCACCCACAACATGCGCACCATGTCCGACATGCCGCGCAGCAAGTGGGGCCGCATTGCCTCTGAAACGCTGGAAATCTACGCGCCCATCGCCCACCGTTTGGGTCTGAACCAGATTTACCGCGAGCTGCAAGACCTAGCCTTCAAACACCTCATGCCTTGGCGCTATGCGGTACTGACCAAGGCCGTGTCAAGGGCTCGCAACCGCCGCCGCGATTTGATCAGCAAGGTGCAGGCCGATGTGGAGGCCGTTTTTGCCCAAGCCAAGATGGATGTGCGCATCAGTGGCCGCGAAAAGACGCTCTACTCCATCTACAAAAAGATGGATGAAAAACACCTGAGCTTTGCCCAGGTCACCGACATTTATGGCCTGCGCGTCATCGTGCCCTCGGTCATCGATTGCTACACTGCTTTGGGCTTGCTGCACCAAATCTACAAACCCTTGCCCGGCAAGTTCAAAGACCACATCGCCATTGCCAAGGTCAACGGCTACCAGTCACTGCACACCACCTTGGTGGGGCCGTCCGGTGTGAACGTTGAGTTCCAGATGCGCACCGAGCCCATGCACCTGGTGGCCGAATCGGGTGTGGCCGCGCACTGGCTTTACAAAGAGCACGAATCGGCCAGCGCCCAATCCGAGCGTCTGGGCACACAGTGGCTGCAGTCCCTGCTCGACATTCAGACCGAAACACGCGACGCGGCGGAGTTTTGGGACCACGTCAAGGTCGACCTGTTCCCCGATGCCGTCTACGTGTTCACGCCCAAGAGCCAGATCATGGCCTTGCCGCGCGGGGCTACGGTGGTGGACTTTGCCTATGCCATCCACAGCCGGGTGGGCGACCACGCCATGGCGGCCCGCATCAATGGCGACCAAGTGCCACTGCGCACCGAACTCAAAAATGGCGACGTGGTCGAGGTCATCACCGCACCCGTCTCGGCCCCCAACCCGGCCTGGCTGGGCTTTGTGCGCACTGGACGCGCACGCTCCAAGATCCGCCACCACCTCAAGACCATGGCGCAAACCGAGTCGGTGGGCCTGGGCGAAAAACTGCTGGCGCAGGCTTTGCGTGCCGAAGGCATCAACCAGCTGCCCGCCAACGACGAAGCCCACCATGCACTGTGGGAAAAACTGCTGCGCTTCACAGGCAACCGCAACCAAGCCGATTTGCTGATGGACATTGGCTTGGGCAAACGCATCGCCACCATTGTGGCCAAGCGACTGACTGCGCTGCTGTCCGAGATGGGTCAAAAGCCCGATGCACTGCTGATGACGCGCGAGCGCTTCACAGCACATGAATCCATTTCGCAAGGCGCCATCACCCTGGATGGCAGCGAAAACGCTTCGGTGGTGTATTCACGTTGCTGCCGGCCATTGCCCGGTGACGACATTGTGGGTTACCTGGGCCGCGGCGAAGGCCTGGCCGTGCACACCCGCGATTGCGCCACCGCACGCAAGCTGGAGCACAAAGACAGCGAACGCTTCATTGGCGTGGAGTGGTCGGACGAATTGAGCCGCAGCTTCGAGACCGCCATCACCGTCACCGTGATCAACGGCAAAGGTGTATTGGCCCGGGTGGCGGGTGCTTTGGCCAGTGGCGAAACCGACATCGTGCACGTGGACATGGGCCAAGAAACCCCCCAAGACACCGCCGAGTTGAAGTTCGTGGTGGCCGTGCGCGATGCGGCACACCTGGAGCAGGTGTTGCGTCACCTCAAGCGCACACCTTCGGTCATCAAGGCCGAGCGCCAAACCAACAAGGGCCACCTGCCCAGTTGA
- the gmk gene encoding guanylate kinase — protein sequence MDYPGNLFVVAAPSGAGKSSLVKALMELDSRVQPTVSHTTRAPRGQEKHGREYFFASPQEFDAMVLGDAFVEWAHVHGQRYGTSKKMIEERMAQGADVILEIDYQGALQIKKMYANAVLIFILPPSWEELRSRLERRGEDAPDIIALRLQNAAVEIAQAPEFDFVIINEVFDRALFDLKAVVHAQRLKYHVQRRARPDTFQALKMA from the coding sequence ATGGATTACCCCGGAAACCTGTTTGTTGTGGCCGCCCCCAGCGGGGCTGGCAAATCCAGCCTGGTCAAGGCCTTGATGGAGCTGGACTCCCGCGTACAGCCCACCGTTTCGCACACCACTCGCGCCCCCCGGGGCCAGGAAAAACATGGCCGCGAGTACTTTTTTGCCTCACCGCAAGAATTTGACGCCATGGTGCTGGGCGACGCTTTTGTCGAGTGGGCCCATGTGCACGGCCAGCGCTACGGCACATCCAAAAAGATGATCGAAGAGCGCATGGCCCAAGGTGCGGATGTGATTCTGGAAATCGACTACCAAGGCGCCTTGCAGATCAAGAAGATGTACGCCAATGCGGTGCTCATCTTCATCCTGCCCCCCAGCTGGGAAGAACTTCGGTCTCGCTTGGAGCGACGGGGGGAAGATGCACCAGACATCATCGCGCTGCGCCTGCAAAATGCGGCCGTCGAAATCGCTCAGGCCCCAGAATTCGACTTCGTTATAATCAACGAAGTATTTGATCGTGCCCTGTTTGACCTCAAAGCGGTTGTTCACGCCCAGCGGCTCAAGTACCACGTCCAGCGCCGCGCCCGGCCTGACACCTTTCAAGCCCTCAAGATGGCTTGA
- the rpoZ gene encoding DNA-directed RNA polymerase subunit omega has translation MARITVEDCLEQIPNRFQLVLAATYRARMLSQGHTPRIESKNKPGVTALREIAAGKVGIEMLKRVS, from the coding sequence ATGGCCCGCATCACTGTTGAAGATTGCCTGGAACAGATCCCCAACCGCTTTCAGCTGGTTTTGGCCGCCACTTATCGCGCACGCATGCTGAGCCAGGGCCACACCCCCCGCATCGAGAGCAAGAACAAGCCCGGCGTGACCGCTTTGCGCGAAATCGCCGCAGGCAAAGTGGGCATCGAGATGCTCAAGCGCGTGTCCTGA
- the rdgB gene encoding RdgB/HAM1 family non-canonical purine NTP pyrophosphatase: MKIVLASNNAGKLAELQTLFAPLGMTLVRQSELNIPEAAEPFKTFVENALAKARHAAQLSGMPALADDAGLCVDAFGGQPGVDTAYYATRFGYPKGDDTNVSALLEQMQGITNRRAAMVSTLVAVRSADDPEPLIAVGRVVVQITPERRGTNGFGFDPVMYLPEFGKTFAELPPEVKNAHSHRGRAAQAMLASMRERWLDGAAA; encoded by the coding sequence ATGAAAATCGTCCTCGCCTCTAACAACGCGGGCAAATTGGCCGAGTTGCAAACCCTGTTTGCGCCGCTGGGCATGACGCTGGTGCGCCAGTCCGAGCTGAACATTCCCGAGGCGGCCGAGCCCTTCAAAACCTTTGTGGAAAACGCCTTGGCCAAAGCCCGGCATGCCGCGCAGCTGAGCGGCATGCCCGCGCTGGCCGACGACGCGGGTTTGTGCGTGGACGCCTTTGGCGGTCAGCCGGGTGTGGACACGGCTTACTACGCCACCCGCTTTGGCTACCCCAAGGGTGACGACACCAATGTGAGCGCCTTGCTGGAACAAATGCAAGGCATCACGAACCGCCGTGCCGCTATGGTCAGCACCTTGGTGGCCGTGCGCAGCGCCGACGATCCGGAGCCACTGATCGCCGTGGGCCGGGTGGTGGTGCAGATCACGCCCGAGCGCCGAGGCACCAATGGTTTTGGCTTTGACCCGGTGATGTACTTGCCTGAATTTGGCAAGACCTTTGCCGAGTTGCCCCCTGAGGTGAAAAACGCCCACAGCCACCGGGGCCGCGCCGCACAAGCCATGTTGGCATCGATGCGTGAACGCTGGCTGGATGGCGCTGCCGCGTGA
- the rph gene encoding ribonuclease PH, which translates to MNTTSSYVRTGRNADALRPVRITRGYTVHAEGSVLIEFGQTRVLCTASVEEKVPGHKKGSGEGWVTAEYGMLPRATHTRGDREAARGKQSGRTQEIQRLIGRSLRAVFDLKKMGERTIHLDCDVLQADGGTRTASITGAFVAAQDAVNWLMKTGKLTESPIIDRVAAISVGLKNGTALLDLDYPEDSACDTDMNVVMTGAGNFVEVQGTAEGVAFTRVEMDRMLALAEKGIAQLVQLQKQAHDEPQTLTFSA; encoded by the coding sequence ATGAACACCACCAGCTCCTACGTCCGAACCGGCCGCAACGCGGACGCCCTGCGCCCTGTGCGCATCACCCGCGGCTACACCGTGCACGCCGAAGGCTCGGTGCTGATCGAGTTTGGTCAGACCCGCGTGCTGTGCACCGCATCGGTCGAAGAGAAGGTGCCGGGCCACAAAAAAGGCAGCGGCGAGGGCTGGGTCACGGCCGAATACGGCATGCTGCCCCGCGCCACGCACACCCGGGGCGACCGCGAAGCCGCACGCGGCAAACAAAGCGGCCGCACACAAGAGATCCAGCGCCTGATTGGTCGGTCTTTGCGTGCTGTGTTTGACCTGAAAAAAATGGGCGAGCGCACGATTCACCTGGACTGCGACGTGCTGCAAGCCGATGGCGGCACCCGCACCGCCAGCATCACGGGCGCATTTGTGGCGGCGCAAGACGCGGTTAACTGGTTGATGAAGACCGGCAAACTGACCGAATCCCCCATCATCGACCGCGTGGCCGCCATCTCGGTTGGCCTGAAAAACGGCACCGCTTTGCTGGACTTGGATTACCCCGAAGACTCGGCTTGCGACACCGACATGAACGTGGTCATGACCGGCGCGGGCAACTTTGTGGAAGTGCAGGGCACCGCTGAAGGCGTGGCCTTCACCCGCGTCGAGATGGACCGCATGCTGGCGCTCGCCGAAAAAGGCATTGCGCAGTTGGTGCAGTTGCAAAAGCAGGCGCACGACGAGCCCCAAACCCTGACTTTCAGCGCCTGA
- a CDS encoding ATP-binding cassette domain-containing protein has protein sequence MSDNATSAPLLEVKHLGRRFALPRAGLFQPAGALQALSDVSFTLQSGKSLGIVGESGSGKSTLARLVMALDTPTEGQVVFQGVDVHKTHGQALRQLRSGFQMVFQDPYGSLDPRQKVLAIVTKPIRTLQHASGGRSEWHERAAQAMSEVGLRTVDLDKYPHEFSGGQRQRIAIARALITRPTLIVADEPVSALDVSVQAQVLNLMMDLQDRYGLSYLFVSHDLAVVNLMCDDVLVLQSGRVVENGPAQQIFQHAEHPYTRKLLAAIPGQPTSFFQQESP, from the coding sequence ATGAGCGACAACGCCACTTCTGCGCCGCTGCTGGAGGTGAAGCACTTGGGGCGGCGTTTTGCCTTGCCCCGCGCGGGTTTGTTTCAACCTGCAGGCGCTTTGCAGGCTTTGTCGGACGTGAGCTTCACCCTGCAGTCGGGCAAAAGTTTGGGCATTGTGGGCGAGTCGGGCTCTGGCAAGTCCACGCTGGCACGTTTGGTCATGGCGCTGGACACACCCACCGAGGGGCAGGTCGTGTTCCAAGGTGTGGACGTGCACAAAACCCACGGACAAGCGCTGCGGCAGTTGCGCAGCGGTTTTCAGATGGTGTTTCAAGACCCGTATGGCTCGCTCGACCCGCGCCAAAAAGTGCTGGCCATCGTGACCAAGCCGATACGCACCTTGCAACACGCTTCGGGTGGCCGATCCGAATGGCACGAGCGGGCAGCGCAAGCAATGAGCGAAGTCGGCCTCAGAACAGTGGACCTCGACAAATACCCCCACGAGTTTTCGGGCGGTCAACGCCAGCGCATTGCCATTGCACGCGCCTTGATCACGCGGCCCACCCTGATCGTGGCGGACGAGCCGGTCAGTGCGCTCGATGTCTCGGTGCAGGCCCAGGTGTTGAACCTGATGATGGACCTGCAAGACCGCTACGGCCTGAGTTATTTGTTCGTCAGCCATGATTTGGCGGTGGTCAATTTGATGTGCGACGATGTGCTGGTGTTGCAGTCGGGCCGTGTGGTAGAAAACGGCCCTGCGCAGCAAATTTTTCAGCATGCCGAGCATCCCTACACGCGCAAGTTGCTGGCCGCCATTCCGGGTCAGCCGACGTCATTTTTTCAACAGGAGTCCCCATGA
- the hemW gene encoding radical SAM family heme chaperone HemW, translating into MMDPVHAMRPGVLQLNALPPLSLYVHLPWCIKKCPYCDFNSHEFREGADPVSTQDAYINALFADLEASLPLIWGRSIQTVFLGGGTPSLFSPEAIDRLISGIRARVRLAPDAEITMEANPGTFEKDRFKAFHQAGITRLSIGVQSFDNAHLKALGRVHDRDQALAAVTEAAQVFDTFNLDLMYALPGQKLEGLTQDIQTALGFAPPHISIYHLTIEPNTVFAKFPPTLPEDDLAYEMMDRITELTASAGLDRYEVSAYAKPGHQCAHNLNYWQFGDYLGIGAGAHSKLSFAHRVMRQVRYREPALYMQQAIKGEPVTQSTEVSRQDLPFEFMLNALRLRGGFDLADYVDRTGLAMTSIQKGLQEAERLGLIGRDLHRVWPTEKGFDFLSDLQALFLSEAP; encoded by the coding sequence ATGATGGACCCGGTGCACGCCATGCGCCCTGGCGTGCTTCAACTGAACGCCTTGCCGCCTTTGTCGCTCTATGTGCACCTGCCTTGGTGCATCAAGAAATGCCCGTATTGCGATTTCAACTCGCATGAATTCCGCGAAGGCGCTGACCCGGTGTCGACACAAGACGCTTACATCAACGCGCTGTTTGCCGACCTCGAAGCGAGCTTGCCTTTGATCTGGGGTCGCAGCATCCAGACCGTGTTTTTGGGTGGCGGCACGCCCAGCTTGTTTTCGCCCGAAGCGATTGACCGTTTGATTTCGGGCATCCGCGCCCGCGTGCGCTTGGCACCAGACGCCGAAATCACCATGGAAGCCAACCCCGGTACTTTTGAAAAAGACCGTTTCAAGGCCTTCCACCAGGCGGGCATCACCCGTTTGTCGATCGGCGTGCAGAGCTTTGACAACGCGCACCTGAAAGCTTTGGGCCGCGTGCACGACCGTGATCAGGCCTTGGCCGCTGTGACCGAAGCCGCGCAGGTGTTTGACACCTTCAACCTCGACCTGATGTACGCCTTGCCGGGCCAGAAGCTGGAGGGCCTCACGCAAGACATCCAGACCGCTTTGGGTTTTGCCCCGCCGCACATCTCGATCTACCACCTGACGATCGAGCCCAACACGGTGTTCGCCAAATTTCCGCCCACCCTGCCCGAAGACGATCTCGCCTACGAGATGATGGACCGCATCACCGAGCTGACCGCGTCGGCTGGGCTTGACCGTTACGAGGTGTCGGCTTATGCCAAGCCGGGCCATCAGTGCGCCCACAACCTGAACTATTGGCAGTTTGGCGACTATTTGGGCATTGGTGCCGGGGCGCACAGCAAGCTGAGTTTTGCGCACCGCGTGATGCGTCAGGTGCGTTACCGCGAGCCTGCGCTTTATATGCAGCAAGCCATCAAGGGCGAGCCCGTGACCCAAAGCACCGAGGTCTCGCGCCAGGACTTGCCGTTTGAGTTCATGCTCAATGCACTGCGTTTACGGGGTGGTTTTGATTTGGCCGATTACGTGGATCGCACGGGACTGGCCATGACCAGCATTCAAAAAGGCCTGCAAGAGGCGGAGAGGTTGGGCTTGATTGGCCGCGACTTGCACCGGGTGTGGCCAACAGAAAAGGGCTTCGATTTTTTGAGTGACCTGCAAGCGCTTTTTCTGTCTGAAGCGCCGTGA
- a CDS encoding YicC/YloC family endoribonuclease, whose amino-acid sequence MPVYSMTGYASVQHSPQAADGETPANAAPTARLGLEIRSVNSRFLDLSFRLPEELRQLEPGLRELITRQIKRGKVEVRASQDAGDGATLQAPNHQALQKIAALQDKIQDWLPDARPLSVADVLRMSAGSSGQAAPDEAAWMQLAAQAVDALREARAREGARLTEMLQGHIEQLRGLAEQAVPLVPQLVEQQRQRFLERWKDAMALADGSHLPEAAKDRALTEATAFAIRIDVAEELTRLRSHLDELSRLLTQGGDIGKRLDFLIQELHREANTLGSKSAVLEMTRISVDMKVLIEQMREQVQNIE is encoded by the coding sequence ATGCCAGTTTACAGTATGACCGGATACGCCAGCGTGCAGCACAGCCCGCAGGCCGCAGACGGTGAAACCCCTGCCAACGCGGCCCCCACAGCCCGGCTGGGGCTTGAAATCCGCTCGGTCAACAGCCGCTTCCTGGACCTGAGTTTTCGCCTGCCCGAAGAGCTGCGCCAGCTCGAACCCGGCCTGCGTGAGCTGATCACCCGGCAAATCAAACGCGGCAAAGTCGAAGTGCGGGCCAGCCAGGACGCGGGCGATGGCGCCACCTTGCAAGCCCCCAACCACCAAGCCCTGCAAAAAATCGCGGCCCTGCAAGACAAAATCCAGGATTGGCTGCCCGACGCACGCCCCTTGAGCGTGGCCGATGTGCTGCGCATGAGCGCTGGCAGTTCGGGCCAAGCCGCCCCCGATGAAGCGGCATGGATGCAACTGGCCGCCCAAGCGGTAGACGCCCTGCGCGAAGCCCGCGCCCGTGAAGGCGCCCGCCTGACCGAGATGCTGCAAGGCCACATTGAGCAGCTGCGCGGCTTGGCCGAGCAGGCCGTGCCGCTGGTGCCGCAACTGGTCGAGCAGCAGCGCCAGCGCTTTTTAGAGCGCTGGAAAGACGCCATGGCGCTCGCCGACGGCAGCCACTTGCCCGAAGCCGCAAAAGACCGGGCGCTGACCGAAGCCACCGCGTTTGCCATCCGCATCGACGTGGCCGAAGAACTCACCCGCCTGCGCTCGCACCTGGACGAACTCAGCCGCCTGCTCACCCAAGGCGGTGACATTGGCAAACGGCTGGACTTCCTGATCCAAGAACTGCACCGCGAAGCCAACACCTTGGGCTCCAAATCGGCCGTGCTCGAGATGACCCGCATCTCGGTGGACATGAAGGTGCTGATTGAGCAAATGCGCGAGCAAGTCCAGAACATCGAATAA
- the greB gene encoding transcription elongation factor GreB translates to MSKAFTKESDGDDDEELGLPALPAGARNYMTPEGYARLRAELFTLIDDERPKVVEIVHWAASNGDRSENGDYLYGKKRLREIDRRIRFLTKRLEMAEVVDPAVHHGSDQVYFGATVTYAEASGTERTVTILGIDEADSLQGQVSWVSPIARTLLKSREGDELKLLTPAGVIDIEVLAVSYPAAT, encoded by the coding sequence ATGAGCAAAGCCTTCACCAAAGAGTCCGACGGCGACGATGACGAAGAGTTGGGTTTGCCGGCTTTGCCCGCGGGTGCCCGCAACTACATGACACCCGAAGGCTATGCACGCCTCAGGGCCGAGCTGTTCACCCTGATCGACGACGAGCGGCCCAAAGTGGTCGAGATCGTGCATTGGGCGGCCAGCAACGGCGACCGCTCAGAAAACGGCGACTACCTCTATGGCAAAAAGCGTTTGCGCGAGATCGACCGCCGCATCCGCTTTCTGACCAAGCGGCTGGAGATGGCCGAAGTGGTGGACCCTGCGGTGCACCACGGCAGTGACCAGGTGTATTTTGGGGCCACGGTCACGTACGCCGAGGCCTCAGGCACCGAGCGCACCGTCACGATTTTGGGCATCGATGAGGCCGACAGTTTGCAAGGCCAGGTCAGCTGGGTCTCGCCGATTGCACGCACCTTGCTCAAGTCACGCGAAGGCGATGAACTCAAGCTGCTCACGCCCGCAGGCGTGATCGACATTGAGGTGTTGGCCGTGAGTTATCCGGCGGCGACCTGA